A window of Polyodon spathula isolate WHYD16114869_AA chromosome 22, ASM1765450v1, whole genome shotgun sequence contains these coding sequences:
- the rnft2 gene encoding RING finger and transmembrane domain-containing protein 2 isoform X1, which produces MRISITARHDLSSGCTVVLVVALLLNVVKNIIMQRYSYFCLRKIIKTMQRRHSSNTDGAPPERTRSQTVGSETSLDEGGVFEGLKPEPPSTQQLFSGLVGLPSGNVSSASFQAAGLVMGSPPVYIQMSSSSREEGAHQADSAPYQPQHHHNHHHFHQPPPHRSSLLHAAAPDRQGNGEDGPEDPSTPAPALSELRAVISWLQKGLPFILILLVKLCFQHKLGIAVCIGMASTFACANSTLKHQVSLREKRSVLVSFWIVAFLAGNTFYLYYTFSSEELYNSLIFVKPNLDDVDFFDLMWVVGITDFVLKYFTMSLKCIVLVLPRVLLAFKSRGKFYLVIEELSQLFRALVPIQLWYKYIMGGDASNSYLLGGVLLILYSLSKTFDVCGRVGALRKAMKMLCISQSCGVRASSQQCSEAGDVCAICQAEFRDPVMLMCQHVFCDECVCLWFDCERTCPLCRSAVIETLRYWKDGTTSAHFQVY; this is translated from the exons ATGCGTATTAGTATTACAGCCAGGCACGATCTCTCGTCTGGATGCACGGTGGTGCTGGTTGTAGCATTATTGTTGAATGTggtgaaaaatataataatgcagaGATATAGCTACTTCTGTTTGAGAAAAATAATTAAg ACAATGCAGAGGAGACACAGCAGCAACACTGATGGCGCGCCCCCTGAGAG GACGAGGAGCCAGACGGTGGGCTCAGAAACAAGCCTGGATGAAGGAGGTGTTTTCGAGGGTCTCAAGCCAGAACCCCCCTCCACTCAGCAGCTCTTCTCTGGCCTGGTGGGCCTCCCCTCGGGAAACGTGTCGTCCGCTTCCTTCCAGGCAGCTGGTCTGGTCATGGGGTCCCCTCCGGTCTACATCCAGATGTCCTCTTCCTCCAGAGAGGAGGGCGCTCACCAGGCAGACAGTGCCCCCTACCAGCCACAGCaccaccacaaccaccaccacttCCACCAGCCACCCCCTCACCGCTCCTCCCTACTGCACGCTGCTGCCCCGGATCGCCAGGGAAACGGGGAGGACGGACCAGAGGACCCGTCCACGCCCGCCCCAGCCCTGTCCGAGCTCCGAGCCGTCATCTCCTGGCTCCAGAAGGGCCTCCCCTTTATCCTCATCCTCCTGGTCAAGCTCTGCTTCCAGCACAAACTGG GTATCGCGGTGTGTATTGGGATGGCCAGCACGTTTGCCTGTGCGAATTCAACGCTCAAGCACCAGGTCTCCTTAAGG GAAAAGAGATCTGTGTTGGTCTCGTTCTGGATCGTGGCTTTCCTGGCTGGGAACACCTTTTATCTGTATTACACATTCAGCTCTGAAGAGCTGTACAACAG CCTGATCTTTGTGAAGCCCAATCTTGACGATGTAGATTTCTTCGATTTGATGTGGGTTGTGGGGATCACTGATTTTGTGCTCAAGTACTTTACGATGAGTCTGAAGTGCATTGTCCTCGTCTTGCCCCGAGTTCTCCTGGCTTTCAAATCCCGG GGTAAGTTTTACCTGGTGATCGAGGAGCTGAGCCAGCTGTTTCGGGCTCTGGTTCCAATCCAGCTGTGGTACAAGTACATCATGGGAGGAGACGCCTCGAACAGCTACCTTCTCGGGGGGGTGCTTCTCATCCTGTACAGCCTGAGCAAG ACCTTTGATGTATGTGGCCGTGTAGGAGCATTAAGAAAAGCTATGAAGATGCTGTGCATTTCTCAG AGCTGCGGTGTCCGTGCCAGCAGCCAGCAGTGCAGTGAGGCGGGGGATGTGTGTGCGATCTGCCAGGCGGAGTTCAGGGATCCTGTGATGCTGATGTGCCAG CACGTGTTCTGTGACGAATGTGTGTGCCTGTGGTTTGACTGTGAGAGGACCTGTCCGTTGTGTCGCTCGGCTGTCATCGAGACCCTGCGCTACTGGAAGGATGGCACCACCTCGGCACACTTCCAGGTCTACTAG
- the rnft2 gene encoding RING finger and transmembrane domain-containing protein 2 isoform X2, with protein sequence MQRRHSSNTDGAPPERTRSQTVGSETSLDEGGVFEGLKPEPPSTQQLFSGLVGLPSGNVSSASFQAAGLVMGSPPVYIQMSSSSREEGAHQADSAPYQPQHHHNHHHFHQPPPHRSSLLHAAAPDRQGNGEDGPEDPSTPAPALSELRAVISWLQKGLPFILILLVKLCFQHKLGIAVCIGMASTFACANSTLKHQVSLREKRSVLVSFWIVAFLAGNTFYLYYTFSSEELYNSLIFVKPNLDDVDFFDLMWVVGITDFVLKYFTMSLKCIVLVLPRVLLAFKSRGKFYLVIEELSQLFRALVPIQLWYKYIMGGDASNSYLLGGVLLILYSLSKTFDVCGRVGALRKAMKMLCISQSCGVRASSQQCSEAGDVCAICQAEFRDPVMLMCQHVFCDECVCLWFDCERTCPLCRSAVIETLRYWKDGTTSAHFQVY encoded by the exons ATGCAGAGGAGACACAGCAGCAACACTGATGGCGCGCCCCCTGAGAG GACGAGGAGCCAGACGGTGGGCTCAGAAACAAGCCTGGATGAAGGAGGTGTTTTCGAGGGTCTCAAGCCAGAACCCCCCTCCACTCAGCAGCTCTTCTCTGGCCTGGTGGGCCTCCCCTCGGGAAACGTGTCGTCCGCTTCCTTCCAGGCAGCTGGTCTGGTCATGGGGTCCCCTCCGGTCTACATCCAGATGTCCTCTTCCTCCAGAGAGGAGGGCGCTCACCAGGCAGACAGTGCCCCCTACCAGCCACAGCaccaccacaaccaccaccacttCCACCAGCCACCCCCTCACCGCTCCTCCCTACTGCACGCTGCTGCCCCGGATCGCCAGGGAAACGGGGAGGACGGACCAGAGGACCCGTCCACGCCCGCCCCAGCCCTGTCCGAGCTCCGAGCCGTCATCTCCTGGCTCCAGAAGGGCCTCCCCTTTATCCTCATCCTCCTGGTCAAGCTCTGCTTCCAGCACAAACTGG GTATCGCGGTGTGTATTGGGATGGCCAGCACGTTTGCCTGTGCGAATTCAACGCTCAAGCACCAGGTCTCCTTAAGG GAAAAGAGATCTGTGTTGGTCTCGTTCTGGATCGTGGCTTTCCTGGCTGGGAACACCTTTTATCTGTATTACACATTCAGCTCTGAAGAGCTGTACAACAG CCTGATCTTTGTGAAGCCCAATCTTGACGATGTAGATTTCTTCGATTTGATGTGGGTTGTGGGGATCACTGATTTTGTGCTCAAGTACTTTACGATGAGTCTGAAGTGCATTGTCCTCGTCTTGCCCCGAGTTCTCCTGGCTTTCAAATCCCGG GGTAAGTTTTACCTGGTGATCGAGGAGCTGAGCCAGCTGTTTCGGGCTCTGGTTCCAATCCAGCTGTGGTACAAGTACATCATGGGAGGAGACGCCTCGAACAGCTACCTTCTCGGGGGGGTGCTTCTCATCCTGTACAGCCTGAGCAAG ACCTTTGATGTATGTGGCCGTGTAGGAGCATTAAGAAAAGCTATGAAGATGCTGTGCATTTCTCAG AGCTGCGGTGTCCGTGCCAGCAGCCAGCAGTGCAGTGAGGCGGGGGATGTGTGTGCGATCTGCCAGGCGGAGTTCAGGGATCCTGTGATGCTGATGTGCCAG CACGTGTTCTGTGACGAATGTGTGTGCCTGTGGTTTGACTGTGAGAGGACCTGTCCGTTGTGTCGCTCGGCTGTCATCGAGACCCTGCGCTACTGGAAGGATGGCACCACCTCGGCACACTTCCAGGTCTACTAG
- the spring1 gene encoding SREBP regulating gene protein isoform X2, protein MFVFFKGKAIAEKGSRVNKVLLAEQQEREERTVRDRTLLQARDPDHRIDWKVNFNLGNSSRQINRCRNSIQGKVLLTDELGFVCQREDLLVNGCCNVNNPSTSQYLCKSCLSNGCCGVYEYCVSCCLQPDKQQLLERFLNRAAEGFQNLFTAVKDHFELCLAKCRTSSQSVQHENTYRDPKAKYCYGENPPELLPI, encoded by the exons atgtttgtttttttcaaagggaAGGCGATTGCTGAGAAGGGAAGTCGTGTAAACAAAGTGCTTTTAGCAGAACAACAAGAACGA GAGGAGAGGACCGTACGTGACCGGACCCTTCTGCAAGCCCGGGACCCTGACCACCGCATCGACTGGAAAGTTAACTTTAACTTGGGAAACAGCAGCCGTCAAATCAACCGATGTAGGAACTCTATCCAGGGCAAGGTTCTCCTCACAGACGAGCTGG GTTTTGTCTGTCAGAGGGAGGATCTGCTGGTGAATGGCTGCTGCAATGTCAATAACCCCAGCACCAGCCAGTATCTCTGCAAGAGCTGCTTGTCCAATGGGTGCTGCGGTGTGTATGAGTACTGCGTTTCCTGCTGTCTGCAGCCAGACAAG CAACAGCTCCTGGAGCGCTTCCTGAATCGAGCAGCAGAAGGCTTTCAGAATCTCTTCACAGCCGTCAAGGACCATTTTGAACTGTGTCTGGCCAAGTGTAGGACCTCTTCCCAG AGTGTTCAGCATGAAAATACCTACAGAGATCCCAAGGCCAAGTACTGCTATGGGGAAAATCCACCAGAACTGCTCCCAATTTAG
- the spring1 gene encoding SREBP regulating gene protein isoform X1 — MVVRKLLRKRWVLGVVFGLSLIYFLASTLKQEERTVRDRTLLQARDPDHRIDWKVNFNLGNSSRQINRCRNSIQGKVLLTDELGFVCQREDLLVNGCCNVNNPSTSQYLCKSCLSNGCCGVYEYCVSCCLQPDKQQLLERFLNRAAEGFQNLFTAVKDHFELCLAKCRTSSQSVQHENTYRDPKAKYCYGENPPELLPI, encoded by the exons ATGGTGGTGCGCAAGCTTCTCAGGAAGCGCTGGGTTCTCGGGGTGGTTTTTGGACTGTCCCTCATTTACTTCCTGGCCAGCACACTCAAGCAG GAGGAGAGGACCGTACGTGACCGGACCCTTCTGCAAGCCCGGGACCCTGACCACCGCATCGACTGGAAAGTTAACTTTAACTTGGGAAACAGCAGCCGTCAAATCAACCGATGTAGGAACTCTATCCAGGGCAAGGTTCTCCTCACAGACGAGCTGG GTTTTGTCTGTCAGAGGGAGGATCTGCTGGTGAATGGCTGCTGCAATGTCAATAACCCCAGCACCAGCCAGTATCTCTGCAAGAGCTGCTTGTCCAATGGGTGCTGCGGTGTGTATGAGTACTGCGTTTCCTGCTGTCTGCAGCCAGACAAG CAACAGCTCCTGGAGCGCTTCCTGAATCGAGCAGCAGAAGGCTTTCAGAATCTCTTCACAGCCGTCAAGGACCATTTTGAACTGTGTCTGGCCAAGTGTAGGACCTCTTCCCAG AGTGTTCAGCATGAAAATACCTACAGAGATCCCAAGGCCAAGTACTGCTATGGGGAAAATCCACCAGAACTGCTCCCAATTTAG
- the LOC121297062 gene encoding leukemia inhibitory factor-like, producing MNLQIVLGGFLGMLLVACMMASTAYTKPLVPENCSYNNTDILCHKSVQNSRSAVKLLRDLMKDRLASYLSYNGIGKNQCIYTGLEDRFLLHAVNESERLIEIQKVLVFIDASLREITREQREFNPNLRTFHSELEGTASQIASLASNVACLMCERYSTPVKVEVPQLHRPPGVFRQKQWSCLVLSNSALFFTRDII from the exons ATGAATCTTCAGATTGTCCTCGGAG GGTTCTTGGGCATGCTGCTAGTCGCATGCATGATGGCATCAACAGCGTATACAAAGCCTTTGGTACCAGAGAACTGCAGCTACAACAACACTGACATCCTCTGCCACAAGTCGGTACAGAACAGCAGGAGCGCTGTGAAATTACTGAGGGACCTCATGAAGGACCGGCTAGCATCCTAT CTGTCCTATAATGGCATTGGTAAGAATCAATGTATCTACACCGGCCTGGAGGACAGGTTCCTCCTCCATGCCGTGAATGAGAGTGAAAGGCTGATCGAAATCCAGAAGGTCCTGGTGTTCATCGATGCCAGCCTGAGGGAGATCACCAGAGAGCAGCGGGAGTTCAACCCGAACCTCAGAACATTCCACAGTGAGCTGGAGGGCACGGCCAGTCAAATAGCAAGCCTGGCTTCCAACGTGGCTTGCCTCATGTGTGAGCGCTACAGCACGCCAGTCAAAGTGGAAGTGCCACAGCTCCACCGCCCCCCAGGGGTATTCCGTCAGAAGCAGTGGAGCTGTTTGGTGCTCAGCAACTCTGCGTTGTTTTTTACACGGGACATCATCTAA
- the LOC121297327 gene encoding uncharacterized protein LOC121297327 isoform X1, which produces MVLLLHVIPATSALMYILVMSRVARLSTAKLCGATVVTQSRKLANFLQNQSEDLLKTYISKQGEGFPQTTSLCTEQVEGFPEGNVSDMKPKEMLSSIYITLRHLDGHFQTLRQQQLGLVSPPSDPLHKKLMDTHNRIQDLAGNIKCLLEEVPPEISITSSSSRRDIFWQKVVGCTVLRKYSEFLKQVVSGLSHVISKRSAARGKGIKRIQKKVLRLGVSSPL; this is translated from the exons ATGGTCCTCCTCTTGCATGTGATACCAGCCACATCAG CTCTGATGTACATACTTGTCATGTCCCGTGTTGCAAGACTAAGCACAGCCAAGCTGTGTGGAGCCACTGTTGTCACACAGAGCAGGAAATTAGCCAACTTCTTGCAGAATCAATCAGAGGATCTCCTGAAAACCTAT ATATCCAAGCAAGGAGAGGGGTTCCCCCAAACGACCTCTCTCTGCACGGAACAGGTGGAGGGCTTCCCAGAAGGCAACGTCTCAGACATGAAGCCTAAGGAAATGCTCAGCAGCATCTACATCACCCTCAGACACCTGGATGGGCATTTTCAAACCCTGCGCCAGCAGCAGCTCGGTCTGGTATCTCCCCCGTCTGACCCTCTGCACAAAAAGCTGATGGACACCCACAACCGCATCCAGGACCTCGCTGGCAACATAAAATGTCTGCTGGAAGAAGTTCCTCCAGAGATCTCCATAACCAGCTCTTCTTCCAGAAGGGACATCTTTTGGCAGAAGGTGGTCGGCTGCACGGTCTTAAGAAAATATTCCGAATTCCTCAAGCAAGTGGTAAGCGGATTAAGCCACGTTATCTCCAAAAGATCGGCAGCAAGAGGAAAGGGGATAAAGAGGATACAGAAGAAAGTGTTGAGGTTAGGTGTCTCCTCGCCATTATGA
- the LOC121297327 gene encoding uncharacterized protein LOC121297327 isoform X2, whose amino-acid sequence MYILVMSRVARLSTAKLCGATVVTQSRKLANFLQNQSEDLLKTYISKQGEGFPQTTSLCTEQVEGFPEGNVSDMKPKEMLSSIYITLRHLDGHFQTLRQQQLGLVSPPSDPLHKKLMDTHNRIQDLAGNIKCLLEEVPPEISITSSSSRRDIFWQKVVGCTVLRKYSEFLKQVVSGLSHVISKRSAARGKGIKRIQKKVLRLGVSSPL is encoded by the exons ATGTACATACTTGTCATGTCCCGTGTTGCAAGACTAAGCACAGCCAAGCTGTGTGGAGCCACTGTTGTCACACAGAGCAGGAAATTAGCCAACTTCTTGCAGAATCAATCAGAGGATCTCCTGAAAACCTAT ATATCCAAGCAAGGAGAGGGGTTCCCCCAAACGACCTCTCTCTGCACGGAACAGGTGGAGGGCTTCCCAGAAGGCAACGTCTCAGACATGAAGCCTAAGGAAATGCTCAGCAGCATCTACATCACCCTCAGACACCTGGATGGGCATTTTCAAACCCTGCGCCAGCAGCAGCTCGGTCTGGTATCTCCCCCGTCTGACCCTCTGCACAAAAAGCTGATGGACACCCACAACCGCATCCAGGACCTCGCTGGCAACATAAAATGTCTGCTGGAAGAAGTTCCTCCAGAGATCTCCATAACCAGCTCTTCTTCCAGAAGGGACATCTTTTGGCAGAAGGTGGTCGGCTGCACGGTCTTAAGAAAATATTCCGAATTCCTCAAGCAAGTGGTAAGCGGATTAAGCCACGTTATCTCCAAAAGATCGGCAGCAAGAGGAAAGGGGATAAAGAGGATACAGAAGAAAGTGTTGAGGTTAGGTGTCTCCTCGCCATTATGA